In Deltaproteobacteria bacterium GWC2_55_46, a single window of DNA contains:
- a CDS encoding alpha-amlyase has protein sequence MRLLPLEKLGTRELEGGVVQFGIFLPWVSPANGHRLWVKVIHENDQFLQEIQPLVFEMRHTPDPDYGDYWSVQVPINTDSRPHQNSAWGTEGRYVYRYLLENPNAATEHDRHIDWIIDPFAREFGVGKLSAFTLGYRHHQWSDNESRWKTPKLDDLVLYELIISEFGGDLDKTIAHLDYLRDLGINCLQLMPVSNVANQVDWGYLPIGFFGVDERFGKRKDMQRLIEEAHNKGMAVIMDSVYGHTSEHFPYSYVYKRLGYQENPFIGHFAKDYFGESTDFRRSFTRDFFYTVNCHWLDCYHVDGFRYDCVPEWWDGPLGTGYAALTYETYKTVQSKGAHGHWQRFTSNEGAINLIQCAEQLEGPREVVERTYSNCTWQNETLGAAEGVARGSAEALRRLGLQFGLIGYPDEVAYNGDRIKKSAVQYIENHDHARFICNFKTFLNGNELLAEGDRNLWFKLQPYLIGLFTAKGIPMLWQGQEFGENYNVPDQGWGRVATFRPMRWEYFYDDVGKSIVALVRKLVRLRSRGAQFRAGEHFFYNDDRYISNGVLLFSRKTNGTFSLTALNFSDTEQTVPFTFPISGNYTEELHGREGADINLMNIHEGAEIQFPIPPNYGRVWTIGT, from the coding sequence ATGAGGCTACTGCCGCTTGAGAAGCTTGGAACAAGGGAATTGGAAGGCGGAGTTGTGCAGTTCGGTATCTTTCTGCCGTGGGTCTCGCCAGCTAACGGCCACAGGCTGTGGGTGAAGGTAATACACGAAAATGATCAGTTTCTGCAGGAGATACAGCCTCTCGTCTTCGAGATGAGGCATACGCCTGACCCTGATTACGGCGACTACTGGTCTGTCCAGGTCCCGATCAATACCGATTCGAGGCCGCATCAGAACTCGGCCTGGGGTACCGAGGGCCGGTACGTTTACAGGTACCTCCTTGAGAATCCTAATGCCGCTACCGAGCACGACCGCCACATAGACTGGATAATAGACCCGTTCGCAAGGGAGTTCGGGGTAGGCAAACTCTCGGCCTTTACCCTGGGGTACAGGCACCACCAGTGGAGCGATAACGAGTCCAGGTGGAAAACGCCGAAGCTTGACGACCTGGTCCTCTATGAGCTGATCATAAGCGAGTTCGGGGGCGACCTCGACAAGACGATAGCGCACCTGGATTATCTCCGCGACCTGGGGATAAACTGCCTCCAGCTCATGCCGGTATCCAACGTGGCCAACCAGGTCGACTGGGGCTATCTCCCCATAGGCTTCTTCGGGGTGGACGAGAGGTTCGGGAAGAGGAAGGACATGCAGAGGCTTATTGAAGAGGCGCACAATAAGGGGATGGCCGTCATAATGGACTCGGTCTACGGCCATACCAGCGAGCATTTCCCCTATTCGTACGTCTACAAGAGGCTCGGCTACCAGGAGAACCCCTTTATCGGGCATTTCGCCAAGGACTACTTCGGCGAGAGCACGGACTTCAGAAGAAGCTTCACCAGGGACTTCTTCTATACCGTCAACTGCCACTGGCTCGACTGCTACCATGTCGACGGCTTCCGCTACGACTGCGTCCCTGAGTGGTGGGACGGCCCGCTCGGCACAGGGTACGCCGCCCTTACTTACGAGACCTACAAGACGGTGCAGTCAAAGGGCGCTCATGGACACTGGCAGAGGTTCACGTCTAACGAAGGCGCGATCAACCTCATACAGTGCGCGGAACAGCTCGAAGGGCCAAGGGAGGTCGTCGAGAGGACCTACTCGAACTGCACCTGGCAGAACGAGACACTCGGCGCGGCAGAGGGGGTAGCAAGGGGGAGCGCAGAGGCGTTAAGGAGGCTCGGATTGCAGTTCGGGCTAATAGGTTATCCTGACGAGGTCGCGTATAACGGGGACAGGATAAAGAAGAGCGCGGTCCAGTACATAGAGAACCACGACCACGCCCGCTTCATCTGCAACTTCAAGACCTTCCTGAACGGCAACGAGCTTCTTGCCGAGGGAGACAGGAACCTGTGGTTCAAGCTCCAGCCATACCTTATCGGCCTTTTCACGGCAAAGGGTATACCGATGCTCTGGCAGGGGCAGGAGTTCGGAGAGAATTATAATGTGCCCGACCAGGGCTGGGGCAGGGTCGCGACATTCCGTCCCATGAGGTGGGAGTACTTCTATGACGACGTCGGCAAAAGCATTGTGGCGCTCGTAAGAAAGCTCGTAAGGCTACGCAGCCGTGGGGCCCAGTTCAGGGCAGGCGAGCATTTCTTCTATAACGACGACAGGTACATCTCAAACGGGGTGCTCCTCTTCTCAAGGAAGACTAACGGCACCTTCAGCCTCACCGCGCTAAACTTTAGCGATACCGAGCAGACCGTGCCCTTCACATTCCCCATAAGCGGCAATTATACGGAAGAACTGCATGGCAGGGAAGGGGCGGACATAAACCTGATGAACATACATGAGGGGGCAGAGATCCAGTTTCCGATCCCTCCGAACTACGGGAGGGTATGGACCATAGGGACGTAA